From the genome of Thermodesulfovibrionales bacterium:
CGACATGGAACCCGGAAGACAAGGCCTTCTGGGAGTCTGAGGGCAAGGCTATTGCCCGGAGAAACCTCTGGATCTCCATCCCGGCCCTTCTCCTTGCATTCGCGGTCTGGATGGTCTGGAGCGTCGTTGTAGTAAACCTCCCCAATATCGGTTTCAAGTTCGACACCAACCAGTTGTTCTGGCTTGCCGCGCTTCCGGGCCTGTCAGGCGCTACACTGAGGATATTCTACTCCTTCATGGTGCCGATCTTCGGCGGTCGCAAATGGACAACCATCAGTACCGCATCACTCCTCATACCGGCCGTAGGCATAGGTCTTGCCGTACGCGATTCAAGCACGAGCTATACGACATTCCTCATCCTGGCGCTGTTATGCGGATTCGGCGGCGGCAATTTCGCATCGAGCATGGCAAATATCAGTTTCTTCTTTCCCAAGGCGCAAAAGGGAACGGCCCTCGGATTGAATGCGGGACTCGGCAATCTGGGCGTCAGCACAATGCAGTTCATCGTACCGATCGTCATAACTGCAGCAGCCTTCGGAGGCCTCGGCGGTGATCCGCAACTATGGGCGAAGGGCTCTGCGACAAAACAGATGTGGCTTCAGAATGCAGGTTTCATCTGGGTGCCCTTTATCCTGGCCTCCACCATCGCTGCATGGCTCGGGATGAACGACATAGCCAGTGCGAAGGCTTCCTTCAGGGATCAGGCGGTCATCTTCAGGCGCAAGCATAACTGGATCATGTGCTGGCTCTATCTCGGCACCTTCGGCTCGTTCATAGGCTATTCAGCAGGGTTGCCGCTTTTGATCAAGTCCCAGTTCCCGGTAATCGACCCCGTGAAGTATGCCTTTCTCGGCCCTCTCGTAGGTGCCGCGATTCGTCCCGTCGGCGGCATTCTTGCCGACAAACTGGGAGGGGCGAAGGTCACGTTCTGGAACTTCATCGTAATGGCTGGAGCTGTCTTTGGAGTCCTTTATTTTCTTCCCCAAGGCGGGACGGGCGGGAATTTCTGGGGCTTCCTGGCCATGTTCCTGCTCCTGTTCACTACGACCGGCATTGGCAATGGTTCCACATTCCGAATGATCCCGATCATCTTCATGACTCACCACAAGTGCGAGGACACGGAATCCTGTACACCTGACCAGCTCGCACGCCTCAAGGAAGCGGCCAAGGAATCTGCAGCGGTGCTCGGGTTCAGCTCAGCCCTTGCAGCCTACGGCGCATTCTTTATTCCCAAGAGCTTCGGGACATCCATCACGATGACGGGAGGCCCGCAGGCGGCCCTGTACGGTTTTCTTGCATTCTATGTCAGCTGCATCCTCATTACGTGGTGGTTCTATTCCCGCAAGTGCGCGGAGGTTCCCTGTTAATGAAGGGAGCGCGCGTAGGGCGCAGAATTTGGCTGTTCAGACTTCAGTTTTGTCAGGTAAAGGAACGAGAAAAGGCCGTTTTTTTATTAACTCAGGCGGGGCAATGTCCCCGGCGCAACAGGAGGTGTAATTATGGCAACGATGGCAGAATCTGATGTGAAAAAACTCGATCTTGATGAGGATGGGTATATCCGCAATATCGATGAGTGGAATATCCATTTCGTGGAGCAGTATGCGGAGAAGGAGGGGATAAAAAAACTGACCGCTGATCACTGGAAGCTTATCGCGGCGATCAGGTTCTCTTACGAAAAGAACGGTGTCTCCCCCCTCTGCCGGGACGTTCTGAAGGATACGGGATTCACGAAGCAGGCAGTCTATGCACTCTTCCCTATGGCAGGTCACAAGAGCGCGTATAAGCTTGCAGGCTTACCGAAGCCCCCGGAATGTTAGTTTTCATTATCGGTCGGCTCTGAAAGAGCAGGCTGGATAGGTATCCGCCCTCGGGCTCACGTCTCGGCGGAGACGGCCCGAGGGCCTTACCCGAATGCATAATCATAGACCTCGGACTTGGAGAGAATATTCTTCGCTTTTATCTCCCTGATCTTCATAGCCTGCACGTTATCATGATTCGAACATTAGCTTCTTGATCTTGCATGCGCTCTTGGCCCCTTTAGGAGAAATGAGATACACTACATGGGATGAAAAAATCACGAGTGACTATACGATCCGCCTCCTACGATTACGGGACGCTCAGACCCCTTGTCTTCGAGATGATCGATTTTTTTTGTGGGCGCACAGTCAAGAAGGGCAGCCGTGTGTTGATCAAACCGAATCTGCTCGCCCCAGCCCGGCCTGAAAGGGCGATGGTCACACACCCGATGGTCGTGAAAGCGGTCGTGGAATGGGTCATCCAAAAGGGCGCACGGCCACAGATATCCGACAGTCCGGCGATGGGAGGCTTCGAGAAGGTGCTGAACGAAAGCGGCATCAGAGACGTGCTTAACGGTCTGGAAGTCGAATTTCGGGAATTCAGGGAATCTGTCACGTTTGATACCGGCGAGCCATTCAAAAAGATCGAGATTGCAAAAGATGCGCTCGAAGCTGATCTTCTCATCAATGTCCCCAAGCTAAAGACCCATGCCCAGATGCGCATGACTCTCGGTGTGAAGAACCTATTCGGATGCATCGTCGGGTTGAGAAAGCCCGAATGGCACCTCAGGACGGGAGTAAACAGAGATCTCTTTTCAGCCCTGCTGGTAAAGGTCCATCATGCACTGAAACCAGCCGTCACCGTTCTGGACGGGATACTCGCGATGGAGGGGCAGGGGCCGGGCAAAAGCGGGACGCCGAGAAAGCTGGGAATCATAGCAGCCAGCGATGATACCTATGCTCTTGATATCTCCATATGCAGGATGCTCGGGATCGATCCCCACGATGTCTTTACAAACAATGCTGCCCGTGAAATGGGATATACTGGCGGCGAGATTGAGGTGA
Proteins encoded in this window:
- a CDS encoding NarK family nitrate/nitrite MFS transporter codes for the protein MEMEPAVTATRKTSSRVLTTWNPEDKAFWESEGKAIARRNLWISIPALLLAFAVWMVWSVVVVNLPNIGFKFDTNQLFWLAALPGLSGATLRIFYSFMVPIFGGRKWTTISTASLLIPAVGIGLAVRDSSTSYTTFLILALLCGFGGGNFASSMANISFFFPKAQKGTALGLNAGLGNLGVSTMQFIVPIVITAAAFGGLGGDPQLWAKGSATKQMWLQNAGFIWVPFILASTIAAWLGMNDIASAKASFRDQAVIFRRKHNWIMCWLYLGTFGSFIGYSAGLPLLIKSQFPVIDPVKYAFLGPLVGAAIRPVGGILADKLGGAKVTFWNFIVMAGAVFGVLYFLPQGGTGGNFWGFLAMFLLLFTTTGIGNGSTFRMIPIIFMTHHKCEDTESCTPDQLARLKEAAKESAAVLGFSSALAAYGAFFIPKSFGTSITMTGGPQAALYGFLAFYVSCILITWWFYSRKCAEVPC
- a CDS encoding DUF362 domain-containing protein, which gives rise to MKKSRVTIRSASYDYGTLRPLVFEMIDFFCGRTVKKGSRVLIKPNLLAPARPERAMVTHPMVVKAVVEWVIQKGARPQISDSPAMGGFEKVLNESGIRDVLNGLEVEFREFRESVTFDTGEPFKKIEIAKDALEADLLINVPKLKTHAQMRMTLGVKNLFGCIVGLRKPEWHLRTGVNRDLFSALLVKVHHALKPAVTVLDGILAMEGQGPGKSGTPRKLGIIAASDDTYALDISICRMLGIDPHDVFTNNAAREMGYTGGEIEVIGEVPVVDNFKFPDISPVVFGPEMLHGFIRRNLVQRPMQDISECKLCGECWKYCPARAISQKGHEVRVDYDKCIRCYCCIEVCPHAALRIEEPLLGKLFRRLRR
- a CDS encoding TusE/DsrC/DsvC family sulfur relay protein, whose amino-acid sequence is MATMAESDVKKLDLDEDGYIRNIDEWNIHFVEQYAEKEGIKKLTADHWKLIAAIRFSYEKNGVSPLCRDVLKDTGFTKQAVYALFPMAGHKSAYKLAGLPKPPEC